The Sebastes fasciatus isolate fSebFas1 chromosome 13, fSebFas1.pri, whole genome shotgun sequence genome includes a region encoding these proteins:
- the LOC141781530 gene encoding uncharacterized protein LOC141781530, whose translation MDQCVFLFCLFAGLQSGFVTLPRLSRLDRQFQDGDVRKGSLPDSGGFMLTRSDSLTSFTVDLGPSLMTEVLNLIDNPSCLQMSNHSQAAGEEGEGEEEEEEDDSSLTETPVQSPGATSPNPSMGSGSFSRNMNNRGRSGSSNWAEQEEERRSLRTPDECTGSPLRAEPAIEAERFQRAADVLSRHYGGGSFTQGRRMSNDTTSPAFSQSRKTPCAFSEEEEEIKV comes from the exons ATGGACCAG tgtgttttcctCTTCTGTCTGTTTGCAGGTCTGCAGTCAGGATTTGTCACTCTGCCCCGCCTCTCTCGCCTTGACAGACAGTTTCAGGATGGAGACGTCCGGAAAGGGTCTCTACCAGACAGCGGTGGCTTCATGCTGACACGTTCAGACTCCCTCACCTCGTTCACTGTAGACCTTGGCCCCTCCCTTATGACTGAGGTACTGAACTTGATTGACAACCCCAGCTGCCTCCAGATGTCCAATCACAGCCAGGCAGCAGGtgaggaaggagaaggagaggaagaggaagaagaggacgaCAGCTCACTAACAGAGACGCCTGTGCAGAGCCCTGGGGCGACTTCACCCAACCCTTCCATGGGTAGTGGGTCATTCAGCAGGAACATGAACAACAGGGGGCGCTCTGGTAGCTCCAACTGGGCAgagcaagaggaggagaggaggtcacTGAGGACGCCGGATGAGTGCACTGGGTCTCCTCTGAGAGCCGAGCCTGCGATTGAGGCAGAAAGGTTCCAGAGGGCAGCTGACGTGCTGTCTCGCCATTACGGTGGCGGGTCCTTTACACAGGGAAGGAGGATGAGCAACGACACCACCTCGCCTGCTTTTTCCCAAAGCCGTAAAACACCGTGTGCCTTttctgaagaggaggaagagatcaaAGTCTAG